TAAACAACAAACTTATCACTATGTCCAAAATGTTTTTCAAGATTTACCCCATCTTTTGTTGGAAATGCTATTAATTTTTTCATTTTTTCCTCCTTCTTACTTCTTTGTTTTATTTTTGTTTTATTATAATAATTTTTGTAAAATTTTTTAATACTTTATCCTGTCTTTCTATTTTGTTTTCTAATTCTTCTTTTGTTTTTGCAATCATTTCATAAACAAGATACTCAATAGGCAAAGAGTTTATGATATCTATTATTCCTTCATTTTCAAAAGGGTCATGATAATCTATAGAATTTATATGTGTGTATATATTACTCATAATTTCTTCTATATTAAATTCCTTGGCTCTATTCTTTTCTATTACATTTTTCACATATTCTCCTGATAAAGAATAATTAAGATGTATTCCATAAATATAATTTTTATATTCTTCTAAATTTTCTATATTTTGCTTTATATAAGCAACAGCTTCATTAGAGTTTTTAAGTTCTCTATTATTATTTATCATATGTCCTGTATCTAACATAAAACCTGTATTTTTGTATTTTATATTCTTAAGAATATATTCTGCTTCTTCTTTGCTTGTCAATTTCAAACCTGGCCACCACAAATTTTCTAATAAAAGTTTAAATGTATATTTTTCATTATCAAATAATTCATTTATCAATGATATAACACTATCTAAAACTTCTCTATCAGAATATTTAAACTCATAAGTCATACTTTCTATAACTTTTGAATTACATGCATGGAGTACTACATATTCTACCTCCAATTTTTTTGCTGCTTCTAATTCTTTTTGATAATATTCAAGTAATTCTTCTTTTCTGTTTTCTCCACCACATAAAGATTTAAAATATTTCTTATCTTTTAATTCTTCATAGAGTGCATCAAAATTTTCATTATAAAATTCTAACCAAGATGGAAAGAAACGCATATGATAACCTTTAATATAGTTTTTTAAATGTGTATTATCTATACCTGTAAATTTTATTAATTCAAATCCATCAAAGCTATATTTTGAAATATAGTACTCCATATCTTTTTCTATTTCTTCACTATTAAAAAAATCTGTTCTATTTAATAACTTATACATATTTTATTCCTTTCAAAGACATATTTTTATATATTATCTTTTATAAGTTTCAGCATATCTTCACTTCTCAAGTTTTCAAGTTTGTAATATTCTGCTTTCATAGCTTCACTCAATGTCTTTGCCATTTCAAGTTTTATAAACCCTTCTTCTGTATCTATTACTATAGCTCTTATTCCTTCATTTTTTATTTTTTCAGCCATTTCTAAACTTTCTTTTACGGGGTCTTTTCCTGAAGCAGAAAAATTTCCTTTTCCATCAGATAAAAATACTATTAAAGGAACTACTTCTTTATCCTTTCTCATTTCATTTTTTATTATTGTGTACGCTTTTGCAATTCCTTCAGCTAGTGGTGTTTTTCCCCCTGTTGCAAGCTTTTCTAATTTTTTTTGTGCCAAATCAATGCTTCTTGTAATGGGGAGTAATTCTTCAGCTTTATCTCTTCTAAAAGATACCATTCCTACTCTATCCCTCTTTTCATAAGCATCTTTCAATAATGACATTACAGCTCCTTTGACTGCTTCCATTCTTTTTTTACTCCCATAGAACCACTTGAATCTACTACAAAAAGAATACTTGCTCCTGTTCTTTTCTCTCTTACTTTAACTCTTATATGTTCTTTTTTATATTTATCATTAAATTATTTTCTTTATTTTTTTTCTGATAAGGTGCTGCTGCCCTTATTGTTGCATCAAATGCAAAATCTCTAATTTTTCCTTTTGGAAGAGTACTTTTTATATATCGTCCTTGTAAAGATCCACTTTTAGTTTTACACCTTTTTCCTGTTCCAGCTCTTTTTCTAG
Above is a window of Fusobacterium varium DNA encoding:
- a CDS encoding endonuclease IV; amino-acid sequence: MYKLLNRTDFFNSEEIEKDMEYYISKYSFDGFELIKFTGIDNTHLKNYIKGYHMRFFPSWLEFYNENFDALYEELKDKKYFKSLCGGENRKEELLEYYQKELEAAKKLEVEYVVLHACNSKVIESMTYEFKYSDREVLDSVISLINELFDNEKYTFKLLLENLWWPGLKLTSKEEAEYILKNIKYKNTGFMLDTGHMINNNRELKNSNEAVAYIKQNIENLEEYKNYIYGIHLNYSLSGEYVKNVIEKNRAKEFNIEEIMSNIYTHINSIDYHDPFENEGIIDIINSLPIEYLVYEMIAKTKEELENKIERQDKVLKNFTKIIIIKQK
- the bchD gene encoding Magnesium-chelatase 60 kDa subunit, producing the protein MEAVKGAVMSLLKDAYEKRDRVGMVSFRRDKAEELLPITRSIDLAQKKLEKLATGGKTPLAEGIAKAYTIIKNEMRKDKEVVPLIVFLSDGKGNFSASGKDPVKESLEMAEKIKNEGIRAIVIDTEEGFIKLEMAKTLSEAMKAEYYKLENLRSEDMLKLIKDNI